GCGCCAGACCGTATCGCCGATGCGGACGGTGCCGTTGCCGTCGATGATCGGCTTCTCCAGCGTGAACTCGCGGCCAAGCAGCGCCTCGGTGCGCTTGTTGAGGAAGGGGCTGGCGCTGGTATCCGGCTTCGGCCGGGCCAGCCGGCGCCACACCGGTACGGCGGCGGCGGCGAACACCGCGAACATCACGAGCTGGATCTGCCAGGAGATGACGGCGGCGAACGAGATCAGGCCAACCAGCAGTGCTGCAAGCCCGAGCCAGAACAGGAACACGCCCGGCGCGATCACCTCCATCGCCATCAGGATGAAGCCGAAGATCAGCCAGTTCCAGTTGCCGAGCGATACGAACATGTCGGTCATGACACGACCTCCAGATATTGAGCGCGTGACCTCATCGGAAAGCCATGCGCCGTTCCTTACCCCTGCCGCGGCGGGACCGCCGGCGGTGTGCTGCCGGTCGGCGGCACCGAGCCGGTGCGGCGCGCGGCGGCGGCCGCGGAGGCCGCACTTTCGCCGAACGTCGCCTTCGCGATCTCGCCGATGCCGGCGAGCGAGCCGAGCATGCTGGTCGCTTCCATCGGCAGCATGATGATCTTCTGGTTCGGCGCCTCCGCGAACTGGCCGAACGCCTTGATGTATTTGTCGGCGATAAAGTAGTTCAGCGCGGCGACGTCGCCCTTGCCGATCGCTTCCGACACCGCAAGTGTCGCCTTGGCTTCGGCTTCGGCCAGACGCTCGCGCGCCTCGGCGTCGCGGAAGGCGGCTTCGCGGCGGCCTTCGGCCTGGAGGATCTGGCCCTGCTTGGCGCCTTCGGCGCGCAGGATTTCGGACTGGCGCTGGCCTTCGGCAGCCAGAATGTCGGCCCGCTTGACGCGCTCGGCCTTCATCTGCCGGCCCATCGCCTCGACGAGGTCGGCCGGCGGCACGATGTCCTTGATCTCGATGCGGTTGACCTTGACACCCCAGGGCGAGACCGCGGCGTCGACGACGCGCAGCAGGCGCTCATTGATCTCGTCGCGATGCGAGAGCACCTGGTCGAGATCCATCGAGCCCATCACCGAACGGATGTTGGTCATGGTCAGCACGGTGATCGCCTGCGTCAGATTGGCGACCTCGTAGCTCGCCTTCGCGGCATCGAACACCTGGAAGAAGGCGACGCCGTCCACCGTCACGGTGGCGTTGTCCTTGGTGATGACCTCCTGCTCGGGAATGTCGATCACCTGCTCCATCATGTTGATCTTGCGTCCGACGCGATCGAAATAGGGCACGATCAGATTGAGCCCGGGGCTCAGGGTCTGTGTGTATTTGCCGAACCGTTCGATGGTCCAGTCGTAGCCCTGCGGCACCGTCTTCACGCCGGCAATCAGCGTGATGATGACGAGCAACACCAGAACAATCGCGAAAATATCGAAGCCGCTCATATGTCCTCCAAGGCGAGAAAAGACCCTTCCCGCGCTGTCATTGGTCGGGACCAGGACCCTACCGGTTCAGCGGTCGCTTTTCACGTCGGCATCCACGCCATTCTGCACAAGACGGACGGAGAGGGAACGGTCACGATTAAGTATTTGCGAAAGGCCCTTGAAAGCGCGAAGGCGCAGACCTACCGGCAAAAGTCAAGAAACGCCGTCCTATTCGATGACCTCGTTCGCGATTGCGAGCAGTCCGGGGGGAAGCGTGACACCGATCGCCTTGGCCGTCGTCAGGTTGATCGCGAGCTCGAGCTTGATCGGGTTCTGGACCGGGAGGTCCGCCGGCAGCGCGCCCTTGAGGATGCGATCGACGTAGCTGGCGGCACGGCGGAGCTGCTCGGCGCTGTCGGTGCTGTAGGACATCAGCCCGCCTTCATCGACGAAGGCACGGCTCCAGAACACCGACGGCAGGTGCGATTCGACGATCGCCGCCAGCAGATGCGCGCGATTGGCCATGGTGAAGAAGTCGGGCAGGACCAGGAAACCGCCATCTCTGTGCGAAGCCAACGCGGCGAGGGAGGCGACATCATGCACCGGGGCGGGCTCGACCGTCACATGCAGCGTCCGCGCCGCGTCCTCGAGCGTGCGCAGCATCAGCGGCGCAAACGGCGCGGTGGCGGGATTATAGACGACGAAAACGCGGGACACTCTTGGCGTGACCTGCGTCAGCATCTCCAGCCATTTTCCGGCGAGCGGGCCGTCGTAGTCGGTGAAGCCGGTGATATTGCCGCCGGGATGAGCCAGGTTCTGGACAAAACCCTGGCTGACGGGATCGGTGACCACGGCAAACACGATCGGGATCGTCGTGGTGCGCTGGCGCAGCTCCTCCACCGAGGGGGTGCCGAGCGCGAGCAGGACGTCGGGCTTGAGGGCGATCAAATCGTCGGCAAGCTGCCCGAGGCGTACCCGATCGCCGGCGCCACTCCGCCAATCGACCCTGAGATTGTCCTGCTCCTTCCAGCCGAGAGCTGTGAGCGCCTCGGCGAGGCGGGTCTGGCCGATCACGTCATCGGCTGATGTGACCGAGAGCACCCCGAGCCGGCGCTGAGTAGCCGGCTGCTGTGCCGGACTTGAGGCCGGCCATGCCGTGATCATCCCAAGAAGCGCCAGGCAGTCGCGGCGATTCATGGTGCGCTCCTCAGATCCAGCCTTGCAGCTCGCGCAGCACCAGCGTCCGGATCACGTCCATGCCGGGATCGCTGTCGTTGAGGCAGGGGATCGCGGAGAAATGCTCGCCACCATTGTGCTTGAAGATCTCGGCATTCTCCTGCGCGATCTCCTCCAGCGTCTCCAGGCAGTCGGCGGAGAAGCCCGGCGTGATCACGGCGATGCGGCGCACACCTTCCTTGGCGAGGCGTTCCATGGTCTTGTCGGTGTAGGGCTGCAGCCACTCGTCATTGCCGAAGCGCGACTGGAAGGTCAGCAGCAGCTTCGTGTCATCCATGCCAAGCCGGCGGCGCAGCGCTTCCGTCGTGGCGACGCAGTGGCTCTGATAGGGATCGCCCTTGTCGACATAGGACTTCGGCATGCCGTGAAAGGAGGCCACGATCAACTCGGGCTTGAACGGCAGCGCGGCCAGATGCGTCTCGATCGAGACGGCTAGCGCCTCGATATAGGCTTCGTCCTCGTAATAAGGCGGCGTCACCCGCAGCGTCGGCTGGTTGCGCAGGCTGGCGAGCACGCGGAACACCTCGTCGCAGACGGTCGCCGAGGTCGAGGCGGAATATTGCGGGTAGAGCGGCACGACGAGGATGCGCTCGCAGCCCTTCGCGATCAGTGCGTCGATCCCTGATTTGATCGAGGGATTGCCGTAGCGCATCGCCCAGTCCACAGCGACATGCGCGCTGTCAGACAGCGCGGCGGCAAGCTTGTCGCTCTGCGAGCGCGTGATGGTCTTCAGCGGCGACTCGTTCTTCTCGACGTTCCAGATCTTCTGGTAGTCGAGCGCCTTGGTGCGGGGACGGCTGCGCAGGATGATGCCGTTCAGAACCAGCTGCCAGATCAGGCCCTGGTCCTCGATCACGCGGGCGTCCGACAGGAACTCCTTCAGATAGACCCGTACCCCCGGGGCGTCGGCTGTATCGGGCGTGCCGAGATTGACCAGCAGCACACCGACGCGCGGCTGGCTGGGCTGAAGGAGCGGCTTCGCTGAAACGATGGGGGCCAGGGTCGTCATGATCAATTGCGTCGCGCGTTGCTCCGAACTTGTCAAGATGAGCCCGGTTTCGCTAGGGTCGCCCCCAAGCGGGGGGAGGGAAGATGACACTCGCGGAATGGTGCGTTCTCGGAGCACTGCTGCTCTATCTCGTAACGATCGCTTCGATCAAATGGATCAGATTTCGCGGCTTCGACAATTCCCGGCCGCGCGATCCGGCCTTCTATGAGGACGCCATTTCGCAGCGCGCGCTCGGCGCGCACCAGAACGGCATCGAGACCTTTCCGTTCTTCGCCTTTGCCGTGCTGCTCGCCGAATTCAGGGACTCGCCGCAGCGCCTGATCGACGAGCTCGCGGTGTTGTTCCTGATCGTGCGGGTCGCTTATGTGCTGACCTATCTCGGCAACCGCCCGACCCTGCGCTCCATCCTCTGGAGCATCGGCTTTGCGCTCAATCTGACGATCTTCTTCATGCCGATGCTGAAGCGGCTGTTGCCGGTGTGAGCGTGAGGCCGTAGCCCGCCAATCAGAAGCACGTCGTCCGCTCGGCCGCGATGTAGCCGAACAACAAGCCCACGCCGAACAACAGCACGAGGGCGGCGGCACCGAACTCGATGCCGCGCATGAACAGCGCGCCGCCGCCGTCGCGGGCGCCGCCGAGACGGCCGGCGATGTCCTTGGCGGAGACAGCGACCACCGCGATGGTCGCAACCGTGATCGCGGTGCCCAGCCCCATCAGGAAGGTCGCGGCAATGCCGGCCCAGAACAGGCCCTGGGCCAGCGCGAACACCAGTACCAGGATTGCGCCCGAGCAGGGGCGGATGCCGACGGTCAGAATCGCGGCAAACCCGCGCCGCCAGCCGCCGGGGCCGGCGAGCTCGCTCGGCGTCGGGCCATGGGAATGGCCGCAATGCTCGTCATGGACGTGGTCGTGGGCGTGGTGGTGATGGGCGTGGCCGTGATCGTGATCGTGATGATCATGCGCGTCATGATGATGGTGGCCATGGTCATGAGGCACGCCCGCCATGGCCGGCACCGGCTGCGTCGCCTGGAGCGCGCGGATGAAGGTGCGCCCCTTGACCCAGACGAGGCGCAGGCCGAACAGCGCGATCAGGGCGTAGCTCGCGATCTCGATCGCGCCTTCCGCCTTGCACATGGTCCTGGCGGTGGCGTTCAGGATCCAGGCCGAGATGCCTACGATCAGGATCGCCACCAGCGACTGCATCAGCGCCGAGGCAAACGACAATGCGATGCCGCGCCGCGCGGTCTCGCGGTTGGCGACGAGATAGGATGCGATCACCGCCTTGCCGTGGCCGGGACCGGCTGCGTGGAAGATGCCATAGGCAAATGAGATGAAGAGCAGCGTCCACACCGCCGAGCCGTCGGACTTGGCGGCACGGATGGTCGACGACATCTGCCGATAGAACTCAGACTGCTTTGCCAGCAGCCAGCCGATCAGACCGCTGACCTCCGGCTCGGCCGCCGGCGCCTGTTTCGGCGCGCCGAACGGATTTTGCGCAAGGACATCATGCAGCGCGGCATCGGCCAGGCTCACGACGAGGAGAACAGCGGCGCAGGCAAGGAGCAGGCGCCCAAGCGGGGAAAGTTGCGGCTTCAAGGGCAATCCACCGTGATCTTGTTGGCGAACATCATGCCGAAATTCGAGTTCTCGCCGTTCAGGAAGGTCTGCTCGTTGAGCTTCTGCGCGGTCGCGGACCCGTCGCTGGGCCGATCGAGCTTCATCTGGCAGCCGGCGGGGGCGCCGACCAGCTTGACCGGATTGTCCTTGGCCATCTGGAAGTCGATGAAGTAGGAGCGGTCGAACACTTCGAGCACCAATTGCCTGGGCTTGACCGGATTCTTCAGCGGCAGCGTGAAGTGCAGGGTCAGCACCGAATCCTTGTAGTCGAGGAAGTAGTCGACCGGCTCCTGGAATCGCTCCTTCTTCCCGTCGGCTCGCGCAAAGGTGAAAAAGGCGTATTCCCTGAGCGACTCGACATTGGTCTGCGCCAGCGGCGCCAGTTCCTCGCGGGTGTAAGCGCCCTTCTTCTTGGCCTCGAGCCCCTGCACCGCATAGGCCGAAAACATGTCGTCGAAGGTCCAGGCATGGCGCACACCGGTGATGCTGCCATCCCCGGCGTAGAGCAGCTCGCTGGTCGCTGTGATCCAGACGTGCGGATGCGCGCTCGCCGAGCCTGATGCGAGCATCATGGCGGCGGCGAACAGCCATCCCAGCAGCGCGCGCATGCCGGTCAGGCCGCCTTGGCGCCGTCGAGCAGGCCGCGGCGGCGGAGCAGCGCGTCGGGCTCGGGCGGGCGGCCGCGGAAGGCCTCGTAGGCCGCTTCCGGATCGACCGATCCGCCGCTCGAATAGATGTCGTCGTGCAGGCGTTTTGCCACGGCCGGATCGAAGATGTTGCCGGCCTCCTCGAAGGCGCCGAAGGCGTCCGCATCCATCACCTCCGACCACATGTAGCTGTAATAGCCGGCCGCATAGTGGTCGCCGGAGAAGATGTGGCCGAACTGGGTCGGCCGGTGCCGCATCGAGATTTCCTCGGGCATGCCGATCTTCTCGAGCTCCTTCTTTTCGAAGGCGCGGACATCCTGCGCGGCTGCCGCCGGCTGGGAGTGGAATTCGAGATCGACCAGGGCCGAGGAGACGAACTCGACGGTGGCAAAACCCTGGTTGAACTTGCGCGCCGCGAGGAAGCGCTTGAGCAGATCGTCCGGCAGCGGCTCGCCGGTCTGGTAGTGGCGGGCGAACTGCTGCAGCACCT
The genomic region above belongs to Bradyrhizobium sp. CCBAU 53338 and contains:
- a CDS encoding NfeD family protein, which gives rise to MTDMFVSLGNWNWLIFGFILMAMEVIAPGVFLFWLGLAALLVGLISFAAVISWQIQLVMFAVFAAAAVPVWRRLARPKPDTSASPFLNKRTEALLGREFTLEKPIIDGNGTVRIGDTVWRVAGPDTPAGTRVRVVQVDGANLTVAAA
- a CDS encoding SPFH domain-containing protein; the encoded protein is MSGFDIFAIVLVLLVIITLIAGVKTVPQGYDWTIERFGKYTQTLSPGLNLIVPYFDRVGRKINMMEQVIDIPEQEVITKDNATVTVDGVAFFQVFDAAKASYEVANLTQAITVLTMTNIRSVMGSMDLDQVLSHRDEINERLLRVVDAAVSPWGVKVNRIEIKDIVPPADLVEAMGRQMKAERVKRADILAAEGQRQSEILRAEGAKQGQILQAEGRREAAFRDAEARERLAEAEAKATLAVSEAIGKGDVAALNYFIADKYIKAFGQFAEAPNQKIIMLPMEATSMLGSLAGIGEIAKATFGESAASAAAAARRTGSVPPTGSTPPAVPPRQG
- a CDS encoding ABC transporter substrate-binding protein, with protein sequence MNRRDCLALLGMITAWPASSPAQQPATQRRLGVLSVTSADDVIGQTRLAEALTALGWKEQDNLRVDWRSGAGDRVRLGQLADDLIALKPDVLLALGTPSVEELRQRTTTIPIVFAVVTDPVSQGFVQNLAHPGGNITGFTDYDGPLAGKWLEMLTQVTPRVSRVFVVYNPATAPFAPLMLRTLEDAARTLHVTVEPAPVHDVASLAALASHRDGGFLVLPDFFTMANRAHLLAAIVESHLPSVFWSRAFVDEGGLMSYSTDSAEQLRRAASYVDRILKGALPADLPVQNPIKLELAINLTTAKAIGVTLPPGLLAIANEVIE
- the hemH gene encoding ferrochelatase, translated to MTTLAPIVSAKPLLQPSQPRVGVLLVNLGTPDTADAPGVRVYLKEFLSDARVIEDQGLIWQLVLNGIILRSRPRTKALDYQKIWNVEKNESPLKTITRSQSDKLAAALSDSAHVAVDWAMRYGNPSIKSGIDALIAKGCERILVVPLYPQYSASTSATVCDEVFRVLASLRNQPTLRVTPPYYEDEAYIEALAVSIETHLAALPFKPELIVASFHGMPKSYVDKGDPYQSHCVATTEALRRRLGMDDTKLLLTFQSRFGNDEWLQPYTDKTMERLAKEGVRRIAVITPGFSADCLETLEEIAQENAEIFKHNGGEHFSAIPCLNDSDPGMDVIRTLVLRELQGWI
- a CDS encoding MAPEG family protein, whose translation is MTLAEWCVLGALLLYLVTIASIKWIRFRGFDNSRPRDPAFYEDAISQRALGAHQNGIETFPFFAFAVLLAEFRDSPQRLIDELAVLFLIVRVAYVLTYLGNRPTLRSILWSIGFALNLTIFFMPMLKRLLPV
- a CDS encoding nickel/cobalt transporter; translation: MKPQLSPLGRLLLACAAVLLVVSLADAALHDVLAQNPFGAPKQAPAAEPEVSGLIGWLLAKQSEFYRQMSSTIRAAKSDGSAVWTLLFISFAYGIFHAAGPGHGKAVIASYLVANRETARRGIALSFASALMQSLVAILIVGISAWILNATARTMCKAEGAIEIASYALIALFGLRLVWVKGRTFIRALQATQPVPAMAGVPHDHGHHHHDAHDHHDHDHGHAHHHHAHDHVHDEHCGHSHGPTPSELAGPGGWRRGFAAILTVGIRPCSGAILVLVFALAQGLFWAGIAATFLMGLGTAITVATIAVVAVSAKDIAGRLGGARDGGGALFMRGIEFGAAALVLLFGVGLLFGYIAAERTTCF
- a CDS encoding DUF1007 family protein, with translation MRALLGWLFAAAMMLASGSASAHPHVWITATSELLYAGDGSITGVRHAWTFDDMFSAYAVQGLEAKKKGAYTREELAPLAQTNVESLREYAFFTFARADGKKERFQEPVDYFLDYKDSVLTLHFTLPLKNPVKPRQLVLEVFDRSYFIDFQMAKDNPVKLVGAPAGCQMKLDRPSDGSATAQKLNEQTFLNGENSNFGMMFANKITVDCP